One Micromonospora craniellae genomic region harbors:
- a CDS encoding creatininase family protein: MSDYRLHHMTWPQVRAALTTATVGVIPFGATEQHGPALKAGIDYRIAERLAEEVVAAADGTALMTPPIPVGFSPHHMDFPGTLTARVSTLCSLLEDYLASLARHGLERFVIMNGHGGNLAFLPAFLTEYKQRTGHTVAVVHWSMMGRDVVVDIAQSEMYGHACEVETSLALHLVPDVVVTEELGGPAPLLPSAHELLRGQAIPDRAVGGFTPRSLAEFSTNGALGDPAKHDVEKGRKLFEAVRDRTVTLIRHLAEAPTADAISAKRAAAISADWGVRG; encoded by the coding sequence ATGAGCGACTACCGACTTCACCACATGACCTGGCCCCAGGTCCGCGCGGCACTGACCACGGCCACCGTCGGAGTCATCCCGTTCGGCGCCACCGAGCAGCACGGGCCCGCCCTCAAGGCCGGCATCGACTACCGGATCGCGGAACGGCTGGCCGAGGAGGTGGTCGCCGCCGCCGACGGTACGGCCCTGATGACGCCCCCGATCCCGGTCGGCTTCTCCCCGCACCACATGGACTTCCCCGGCACCCTCACCGCCCGGGTGAGCACCCTCTGCTCGCTGCTGGAGGACTACCTGGCCAGCCTGGCCCGGCACGGCCTGGAACGGTTCGTCATCATGAACGGCCACGGCGGGAACCTGGCCTTCCTGCCCGCCTTCCTGACCGAGTACAAGCAGCGCACCGGGCACACCGTGGCGGTGGTCCACTGGTCGATGATGGGCCGCGACGTGGTGGTGGACATCGCCCAGTCCGAGATGTACGGACACGCCTGCGAGGTGGAGACGAGCCTGGCACTGCACCTGGTGCCGGACGTGGTGGTGACAGAGGAGTTGGGCGGGCCCGCTCCGCTGCTGCCCTCGGCGCACGAGCTGCTGCGCGGCCAGGCCATCCCGGACCGGGCCGTCGGCGGGTTCACGCCCCGGTCGCTGGCCGAGTTCAGCACCAATGGGGCCCTCGGCGACCCGGCCAAGCACGACGTGGAGAAAGGTCGCAAACTCTTCGAGGCGGTCCGGGACCGGACGGTCACGCTGATCCGGCACCTCGCCGAGGCGCCGACGGCGGACGCGATCAGCGCCAAGCGGGCCGCCGCGATCAGCGCGGACTGGGGCGTACGCGGATGA